Proteins encoded within one genomic window of Sporolituus thermophilus DSM 23256:
- a CDS encoding nitroreductase family protein translates to MDIYDVIKQRRSIRKYKADMVPRELVLKVLAAANWAPSGMNEQSWEFLVVGGSKLDELRDVCREVINLRLPPEAERTEQQKAFAHWYSTLGGAPLAVVQCCPRESDPARRKMVLESMAAAFQNLLLAATAEGLGTCWMTGPLAKQDKLHAILDIPESKEIVAVTPLGYPAETPAPVPRKDPELKEKVRFIGL, encoded by the coding sequence ATGGATATTTACGACGTCATCAAACAGCGGCGCAGCATCCGCAAATACAAAGCCGACATGGTTCCCAGAGAACTGGTACTGAAAGTGCTCGCTGCCGCCAACTGGGCGCCGTCGGGCATGAATGAGCAGTCATGGGAATTTCTCGTCGTGGGCGGCAGTAAGCTGGACGAGCTTCGCGACGTGTGCCGTGAGGTAATAAACTTGCGCCTGCCGCCGGAAGCCGAACGGACCGAGCAGCAAAAAGCTTTTGCCCACTGGTACAGCACTCTTGGCGGTGCCCCGCTGGCGGTGGTGCAATGCTGCCCCCGGGAGAGCGACCCCGCCCGCCGCAAGATGGTGTTGGAAAGCATGGCTGCCGCTTTCCAAAACCTCCTCCTCGCCGCGACGGCCGAAGGTCTTGGCACCTGCTGGATGACCGGCCCGTTGGCCAAACAGGATAAGCTGCACGCCATTCTCGACATCCCCGAAAGCAAAGAAATCGTCGCCGTCACCCCGCTGGGTTACCCGGCCGAAACACCGGCGCCGGTACCCCGCAAAGACCCCGAGCTCAAAGAAAAAGTCCGGTTTATCGGTCTATAG